GCGTTGGCGAAGATCTCCCAGCCCCGAGTCGTGGTCCAGGTCGTCTGCGTAAGCATCGAGCTCTGCCTCGAGTGCTTCGATATCGGATTGCGGGTCGCGTCCCGGTTCCAACGTCGCCGTATCGACCACATGGACTAGCACAGCGGTGCGCTCAATATGGCGGAGGAAGTCCAAGCCCAAGCCGCGGCCTTCGCTCGCGCCCGGGATGAGGCCAGGTACGTCGGCAATGGTGAACGTATCGTCGCCAACGTTGACCACGCCCAAATTCGGCTGCAGCGTGGTAAACGGGTAATCGGCGATTTTCGGCTTTGCCGCCGACAACACAGAAATCAGCGACGACTTACCAGCAGAAGGGAAACCAACGAGGCCGACGTCAGCCATTGATTTCAACTCAAGAACTAGATCGAGTGCCTCCCCCGGCTCCCCCTTCAAAGCAAAACCGGGCGCCTTGCGCTTTGCGTTCGCCAGCGCCGCGTTGCCTAGACCGCCAAAGCCACCAGCCGCAGCAACGAACTTGGTTCCAGGAACGGTAAGGTCGGCGAGGATTTCGTTCTTCGAGTTGCGCACAACCGTGCCCACTGGAACCTCTAGAATGAGGTCTTCGCCGCGTGCGCCATTGCGGTGATCGCCTTCGCCATTGCCACCTCGTTCGGCCTTGACGTGCGGGCGGAACTGGAAATCAAGCAGGGTGTGGACCTGGGGAGAGACAACGAGCACGATGTCCCCGCCGTGTCCGCCATTGCCACCGTCTGGTCCGCCGAGCGGTTTGAATTTTTCGCGGTGCACGGACACACAACCGTGTCCGCCGTCTCCTGCTTGAAGGTGGAGGACTGCGCGGTCGACAAATTGTGCCATGTGCATGCCTTTCTGCTGGTTGAGTACCGTTCTCGTATGGTATCAGCCATTGACAACGGAGTGAATGATCTTCCTGTGATGCAAGACGTGAGCCTGCACGGAGGAGGGAGAAAACAAGGAGGCACCCAAGCCCCTGTGCAGGGTCTGGGTGCCTCCTAGCTCAAGATTTATGCAGTCGCAGCTGCTGCCTGCTCTTCAGCAGGAACGATGTTGACGATGCGACGGTTGCGCTTGATGCCGAACTGAACGGAGCCTGCCTCAAGTGCAAACAGGGTGTCGTCGCTGCCGCGGCCAACGTTCTCACCTGGGTGGAACTTGGTGCCACGCTGACGAACGATGATCTCGCCTGCCTTGACCTGCTGGCCGCCGAAGCGCTTTACGCCAAGGCGCTTTGCCTCGGAGTCACGACCGTTCGAGGAGCTCGATGCGCCCTTCTTGGTTGCCATGTTCTTCCTCCTTTAGGAAAATTCCGGACGTTACTTAACGCCGGTGATCTTCAGAACGGTCAGCGGCTGGCGGTGGCCGAGGCGACGCTTGTAACCGGTCTTGTTCTTGTACTTCATGATATCGATCTTCGGGCCCTTACCGTGCTCGACGATCTCTGCGGAAACGCTGACCTTAGCCAGGTCGTCCGCCTTGGTGGTGACGTTGGAACCGTCGACAAGTAGAACCGGGGTGAGAGCCACGGCATCGCCTGGCTCACCCTCGATCTTCTCGACCTTGACGAGGTCGCCTTCGGCAACCTTGTACTGCTTGCCGCCGGTCTTGACGATCGCGTACATAGAGGGTTACCCCTTATCTAAACTCGCACGATACCTGCGACGCCGCAAGTATCTAATGGACAGAAACGAAAATGTGTTTTGAAAGCCGCCTGAAGGCGCCCCAAAACAGCGACTGTCAAAGAATACACTGTACTGGGGCTAAACTACAAAACGCCTACGCCTGAGAGGTTCGCCGCGTAGCACGACGACGCCCACGACCCCGCGACGAAGACGAAGCAGGTGTCGAACTTGCAACTGACTTCTTCTTCGGTTCCTTCTGAGCATCATGCGCCGACTCAGTCTTTTCGTCAACGCTAGGAGCCTTGACCTGAGAAGTACGAGCCCGGCGCACAGCACGTCGGCGACCACGCCCGGATCCTGTGAGCCGCTCGTCGATGATCTTCTCCACAAGAGCCTCGGCGATCGGGTCAGCCGGCTTGTCGACGACCAACTCGTCCACCGAATCTTCCGCTGGTTGATCCACCTGCGCTACGAAGTCCTCTTCACGCGGGCGGTGATCGGAACGAGAATTGCCACGCGTGCGACGCTTGCGGCGCGGTGAGTTTTCAAACTCAGCAACTGCCTCCTCATACGTCTTCTCACCCGATTGCGGAGTCTGCTCCTCCTCTGCTTGGCCAGCAGCGTCTTTATTCGTAGCTGCCTGTTCCGCAGCTGGCTTCCCACGCCCGCGTCCACGACCGCGACGTCCTCGGCGGCGCGAAGCGCTGCGCTTTTCCTCGCCAGCATTCTCGCTCGCATTCTCGCTTACGGTGTCTTCCACGATGTCGCCTGCGTCATCTTCCGAATCGTTGTCAACGAACGCGACGACCGATGCCGCAAGTGCTTCAAAGTCTTTTTCTACGACTCCTGCGACTGCTGCGACATCGTGGGCCTCCTCAGCATCAGTCTCCGGCGCGAGATCCTGGTCGTCGTCACGCGTATGCATTGCCTTGGCCGCTGGGTGCTCCCCTGGAGTCTGCGCAGGCTTGCGACGCTTGCGCGGTGGCTCGTGGGTTTCTGGCTCGTGCTCGACGGGATCGTCCCAGATGATGATGCCGCGCCCATTGCAGTGTTCACACTCAGTGGAGAATGTCTCCAGCAGTCCCGTGCCCAAGCGCTTGCGAGTGAGCTGGACCAGACCAAGTGAAGTTACTTCCGATACCTGGTGGCGAGTGCGATCGCGGCCGAGGGCTTCTTTCAGGCGACGCAAAACAAGGTCCTGGTTTTCCGGCAGAATCATATCGATGAAGTCGATAACGATCATGCCGCCGATATCGCGCAGGCGAAGCTGACGCACGATCTCCTCAGCCGCTTCCAGGTTGTTGCTGGTCAGCGTTTCTTCGAGCGAGCCACCAGAACCCGTAAACTTACCGGTATTCACGTCGATTACGGTCATAGCCTCGGTGCGATCGATCACCAAAGAACCGCCAGACGGCAGCCAGACCTTGCGCGATAGAGCCTTTTGCAGCTGCTCTTCCACACGGTGCTCCTCGAACGCATCGTTGCCGCCATGCTCAGCACGGTTGTACTTGACTAGGCGGTCTGCGAGGTCAGGTGCCACCGAAGTGACATAGTTGTTCACGATGTTCCATGAACGCTTTCCGTCGACGACTAGCTCAGAGAAGTCTTCGTTGAACAGATCACGGATCACCTTGACCAGCATGTTTGGTTCTTCGTACAAGGTGACAGGTTTAGCACCCTTGGAGGCCTTTTCCTTTGCAGCCTGCTCCTGAATGGTCTCCCACTGCACATGAAGACGGTTGACGTCTGCTGCGATCGCTTCTTCCGGCACGCCCTCGGCTGCGGTGCGAATAATGGCACCACCCTTGCCTGGAACAACGTTGTTGAGAATCTCCTTCAAACGCTTCCGTTCAGGCGCTGGAAGCTTTCGCGAAATACCAGCGCTGCGACCACCCGGAACGTAGACCAAGTAGCGTCCTGCCAGTGAAATCTGGGTGGTCAGACGAGCACCTTTATGCCCCAACGGATCCTTGGTTACCTGCACGACCACCTGGTCGCCAGACTTCAACGCGTGCTCGATCTTGCGCGAACGCCCGCCCAGGCCGGCCGACTTCCAATCGACTTCACCGGCGTACAGCACGCCGTTGCGTCCTTGGCCGATATCGATGAAGGCGGCCTCCATGCTTGGCAGCACGTTTTGCACTCGTCCAAGGTAGATGTTGCCGATCATCGAGGTGTTTTCTTCGCTGGTAACAAAGTGCTCGACCAACAGGCCGTCTTCCAACACGCCGACCTGGGTGATCATGCCGTGATGATCATGGCGTTCGCGTTCACGCACGACCATGGTGCGTTCAACAGATTCAC
The Corynebacterium breve genome window above contains:
- the obgE gene encoding GTPase ObgE, translating into MAQFVDRAVLHLQAGDGGHGCVSVHREKFKPLGGPDGGNGGHGGDIVLVVSPQVHTLLDFQFRPHVKAERGGNGEGDHRNGARGEDLILEVPVGTVVRNSKNEILADLTVPGTKFVAAAGGFGGLGNAALANAKRKAPGFALKGEPGEALDLVLELKSMADVGLVGFPSAGKSSLISVLSAAKPKIADYPFTTLQPNLGVVNVGDDTFTIADVPGLIPGASEGRGLGLDFLRHIERTAVLVHVVDTATLEPGRDPQSDIEALEAELDAYADDLDHDSGLGDLRQRPRLIVLNKADVPEAEELAEFIRADLEEQYGWPVFIISAVAHQGLEELKWALWEIVKKARKARPKPKADPHAEKTIIRPQAVDKRSSGGIVVVPDPEVPGAFIVTGEKASRWVNQTDFENDEAVGYLSDRLNRAGVEDQLRKLGAAEGATVTIGEISFDWEPSLAGDPTLAGRGHDARMNATTRSSAAERKRASQARRGLIDEYDYGDGEEADRERWQG
- the rpmA gene encoding 50S ribosomal protein L27 codes for the protein MATKKGASSSSNGRDSEAKRLGVKRFGGQQVKAGEIIVRQRGTKFHPGENVGRGSDDTLFALEAGSVQFGIKRNRRIVNIVPAEEQAAAATA
- the rplU gene encoding 50S ribosomal protein L21, whose amino-acid sequence is MYAIVKTGGKQYKVAEGDLVKVEKIEGEPGDAVALTPVLLVDGSNVTTKADDLAKVSVSAEIVEHGKGPKIDIMKYKNKTGYKRRLGHRQPLTVLKITGVK
- a CDS encoding translation initiation factor IF-2 N-terminal domain-containing protein, with translation MADASEKQETNDNSSTPERKSKRATKKTAKKSAKKTAKKASQPAQETALGSNSIATFDRSKLTDKTRVFALAKELDLPSKDLVIALNSVGVVKVAQSTLTRAEAEQLLDVLQGVAADPKVNTVAPADVAAEADEKIRQRVRKDVANEIHQIEEKVEADLASALDDEPLDDDAPADDVPTEEVPAEDSVEPVAFEANLSPDHEPLIDITPDVTPAPAEETAAESHAPLFKAPSNRRRARRVTEPAKTQAEQNDEFDGSSSSKLDRDNRSQTNDAPAEELYDEQDDAVQEPVAIKGSSRLEAQRRRRSEKRAEGRKRSRIVSQAEFLARRESVERTMVVRERERHDHHGMITQVGVLEDGLLVEHFVTSEENTSMIGNIYLGRVQNVLPSMEAAFIDIGQGRNGVLYAGEVDWKSAGLGGRSRKIEHALKSGDQVVVQVTKDPLGHKGARLTTQISLAGRYLVYVPGGRSAGISRKLPAPERKRLKEILNNVVPGKGGAIIRTAAEGVPEEAIAADVNRLHVQWETIQEQAAKEKASKGAKPVTLYEEPNMLVKVIRDLFNEDFSELVVDGKRSWNIVNNYVTSVAPDLADRLVKYNRAEHGGNDAFEEHRVEEQLQKALSRKVWLPSGGSLVIDRTEAMTVIDVNTGKFTGSGGSLEETLTSNNLEAAEEIVRQLRLRDIGGMIVIDFIDMILPENQDLVLRRLKEALGRDRTRHQVSEVTSLGLVQLTRKRLGTGLLETFSTECEHCNGRGIIIWDDPVEHEPETHEPPRKRRKPAQTPGEHPAAKAMHTRDDDQDLAPETDAEEAHDVAAVAGVVEKDFEALAASVVAFVDNDSEDDAGDIVEDTVSENASENAGEEKRSASRRRGRRGRGRGRGKPAAEQAATNKDAAGQAEEEQTPQSGEKTYEEAVAEFENSPRRKRRTRGNSRSDHRPREEDFVAQVDQPAEDSVDELVVDKPADPIAEALVEKIIDERLTGSGRGRRRAVRRARTSQVKAPSVDEKTESAHDAQKEPKKKSVASSTPASSSSRGRGRRRATRRTSQA